One Chitinispirillum alkaliphilum genomic window carries:
- a CDS encoding 50S ribosomal protein L30p (L7e) — protein sequence MSKKIKITQVRSAIGRLENQKKTMKALGCKMNKSRIHDDTPVIRGMINTVKHLVKIEEV from the coding sequence ATGAGCAAGAAAATTAAGATAACTCAGGTAAGAAGCGCTATTGGTAGACTTGAGAATCAGAAAAAGACCATGAAGGCGCTTGGTTGTAAAATGAATAAATCCAGAATCCATGATGATACTCCTGTTATCAGGGGTATGATCAACACTGTTAAACATCTGGTGAAAATCGAAGAAGTCTAA
- a CDS encoding 50S ribosomal protein L15p (L27Ae), whose translation MLTLSNIKPFPGSHKNKKRVGRGQGSGTGTTAGHGNNGHNARSGPSFKPYFEGGQTPLTRRLPKKGFHNPFKKQYQIVNLSSIEKLEGVKEVTPEVLYDKGLIHEAELPVKILGVGELTESVLVKAHAFSKTAKEKIEKAKGKAEVVSSA comes from the coding sequence ATGCTTACACTCAGTAATATTAAGCCCTTTCCAGGGTCACATAAAAACAAAAAAAGGGTTGGACGCGGCCAGGGCAGTGGTACAGGTACTACTGCAGGGCATGGAAACAATGGGCACAACGCAAGAAGTGGCCCTTCTTTCAAACCCTATTTCGAAGGTGGACAGACACCACTTACGCGCAGATTGCCCAAAAAAGGTTTTCACAATCCATTTAAAAAACAGTACCAGATTGTTAACCTGAGTTCAATCGAAAAGCTTGAGGGTGTTAAAGAAGTAACTCCTGAAGTTCTTTATGACAAAGGGCTGATTCATGAAGCTGAACTTCCCGTGAAAATACTGGGTGTAGGGGAGCTGACAGAATCTGTTTTGGTGAAAGCTCACGCTTTTTCCAAAACAGCAAAGGAAAAAATTGAAAAAGCTAAAGGGAAAGCAGAGGTAGTTTCAAGTGCTTGA
- a CDS encoding Preprotein translocase secY subunit, with the protein MLETVKNIFRIPELKKRIIFTLIIVFIYRIGGHVPTPGVNPSVLAEFFGGHQNSLFGLYDMFVGGAFKRLTVFALGIMPYISASIIIQLMGTVFPYFHKLQREGAEGRKKITQYTRYGTVLLALIQAVGISIFIQNITSDAGESAVIPFMQGFLFTFTTAISLTTGTILIMWLGEQITSRGLGNGISLIIFIGIIARLPEAVVSEIVQVSAGARHPMISLIILAIILAMTGFIVLMTQAMRRIPIQTPKKVVGTKMYAGQNTVLPLKLNMAGVIPIIFASSLMTFPGMIRNFFPESMVMEDISRIFAPGGILYSLIYALLIIFFTYFYTAIIFNPVDIADNLKRSGGFIPGIRPGKKTAEFLDNVLTRITLPGSVFLAFIAIAPFMVMSGLRIDFYFGGTSVLIVVGVALDTLQQLESHLQNRNYEGFMKKGRLRGRR; encoded by the coding sequence GTGCTTGAGACCGTAAAAAATATTTTCAGGATTCCGGAGCTCAAAAAACGGATCATATTCACACTGATTATTGTTTTCATTTATAGAATCGGTGGTCACGTACCCACTCCGGGTGTGAATCCAAGTGTGTTGGCAGAGTTTTTTGGCGGTCACCAAAACTCTCTGTTCGGATTATATGATATGTTCGTTGGTGGAGCTTTCAAGCGGCTTACCGTTTTCGCGCTGGGTATCATGCCTTATATCAGTGCATCAATTATAATCCAATTGATGGGAACCGTTTTCCCCTATTTTCATAAGCTTCAGCGTGAAGGGGCGGAAGGCAGGAAGAAAATTACTCAGTACACACGGTATGGAACTGTACTTCTTGCACTGATTCAGGCTGTCGGTATAAGTATTTTCATTCAGAACATTACCTCTGATGCTGGCGAAAGTGCTGTAATACCTTTCATGCAGGGATTTCTATTCACTTTTACTACAGCGATAAGTTTGACCACCGGTACAATACTCATCATGTGGCTGGGTGAGCAGATTACAAGCAGGGGTCTTGGAAACGGTATTTCACTTATAATTTTCATTGGTATTATTGCACGCCTGCCTGAAGCGGTGGTAAGTGAAATTGTGCAGGTAAGTGCCGGGGCACGTCATCCGATGATCTCTCTTATCATTCTTGCGATAATTCTGGCTATGACCGGGTTTATCGTCCTGATGACACAGGCAATGAGAAGGATTCCAATTCAGACACCCAAAAAAGTGGTCGGAACAAAAATGTATGCCGGACAGAATACTGTTCTCCCGCTTAAGCTTAACATGGCTGGTGTTATTCCAATTATCTTTGCTTCCTCACTTATGACATTCCCTGGAATGATACGTAATTTCTTCCCGGAATCAATGGTCATGGAAGATATTTCAAGGATTTTTGCACCGGGTGGAATTCTTTATTCACTCATATATGCGTTATTAATTATATTCTTTACCTATTTTTACACAGCAATTATTTTCAATCCGGTCGATATTGCAGATAACCTGAAGCGTTCGGGTGGATTTATACCTGGAATACGTCCCGGAAAAAAGACTGCTGAGTTCCTTGATAATGTGCTGACAAGAATCACTCTACCAGGATCGGTTTTCCTGGCATTTATTGCAATCGCTCCATTTATGGTGATGAGCGGATTGCGAATAGATTTTTATTTCGGCGGGACCAGTGTGCTCATTGTTGTTGGTGTTGCTCTTGATACACTCCAGCAGCTCGAGTCTCATCTGCAAAATCGCAATTATGAAGGTTTCATGAAAAAGGGCCGTTTACGTGGAAGGAGATAA
- a CDS encoding Translation initiation factor IF-1, with amino-acid sequence MAKHDSIQVEGTVTETLPNASFKVQLEGKHEILAHISGKMRMNYIRILPGDKVLVELSPYDLSRGRIVYRYK; translated from the coding sequence ATGGCTAAACACGACTCAATACAGGTTGAAGGTACAGTAACAGAAACACTACCAAATGCTTCTTTTAAGGTGCAACTCGAAGGAAAGCATGAGATACTGGCACACATTTCAGGAAAGATGCGTATGAATTATATCCGCATTCTTCCTGGGGATAAGGTGCTGGTTGAGTTGTCGCCTTATGATTTATCACGTGGCCGAATAGTTTATAGGTACAAGTAA
- a CDS encoding 30S ribosomal protein S13p (S18e) gives MARVAGVDIPNNKRGQISLTYIFGIGPTSAVKILNKAGIDPDKKVKDYSEDELDQIRRIIDGDYQTEGNLRAATRMNIKRLMDIGCYRGLRHRRGLPVRGQRTKTNSRTRKGPRRTIAGKKKATK, from the coding sequence ATGGCTCGTGTAGCTGGAGTCGACATTCCTAATAACAAAAGAGGCCAGATATCACTTACATATATCTTTGGTATAGGTCCAACATCGGCTGTTAAAATACTTAACAAAGCTGGAATAGATCCTGATAAAAAGGTAAAAGACTATTCAGAAGATGAACTTGACCAGATAAGACGTATTATTGATGGCGATTATCAGACAGAAGGTAATCTTCGTGCTGCTACTCGCATGAATATCAAAAGGCTTATGGATATTGGATGTTATCGTGGCTTAAGGCATCGTAGAGGACTTCCTGTAAGAGGACAGCGTACAAAGACAAACAGTCGTACAAGAAAAGGTCCAAGACGTACTATTGCTGGTAAAAAGAAAGCCACTAAGTAA